The sequence AGCCCGCCCGAACGACGGCGGCAGGTTCGTCCGCTCAGGCGGCGTCCAGGCTCTCGTCATCGGCAAGGCAGAGGACGGCAGGGTCGGTGTCCGGATGCCGAGCGGCAAGAATAAGTGGTTCAGCGGTGCCTGTTTGGCAACCGTCGGTATCGTTGCCGGCGGCGGACGGAGCGAAAAGCCGTTCGCCAGGGCAGGAAAGAAGTATCTCCACGTCAGGTCCTCCGCCGAGAAATGGCCTCGCGTCAAGGGTGTCTGCATGAACGTCATCGACCACCCGTTCGGCGGCGGCGGCCACCAGCACTGCGGACGGCCGAAGACCGTATCCCGCGGAACATCCCCCGGCAGGAAGGTAGGGCATATTGCCGCCCGGAGAACCGGCAAGTGGAAGAAGTGAGGGGTGAAGCATGGCAAAGAAGACACAGAAGCGAATGCCGCGGCGGCGTGAGGAGTTCACCTACCGCGGTTACTCCATTGACGACCTGCAGCAGATGGCTCTCTCCGAGCTCCTGCCGCTCATGCCGTCCCGTGCACGCAGGAAGTTCGAGCGCGGTCTCTCCCGGGAACACGAGAAACTCCTCTCAGATATCAGGTCAGGAGACCCAAACGTCCGCACCCACCTGCGTGACATGGTCGTCATGCCCGAGATGGTCGGAAAGACGATCGAGATCCACAACGGAAAGGAGTTCCAGAGGGTGGAGATCCATCCTGAGGCGGTCTTCCATTACCTTGGAGAGTTTGCACTGACCCGCAGGAGGGTCTCCCACGGCAGCGCCGGTATCGGTGCGACCCGGTCGAGTAAGTACGTACCGCTGAAGTGATGGCTCATGGCAAGAACAGGTTATTCAGCAATGATTGAGGGCGAGAATGCCGCTCGCGCAAAAGCGAACGAGATTCCCGTCTCCCCCAAACACTCGATCGAGATTGCCCGGTTCATCAGGAACATGACCACCGCTGAGGCAAAGGCGTACCTCGCCGATGTGGTTGAGCTGAAGAAGGCCATACCCTTCAAGCGGTTCAACCGCAACGTCGCCCACAAGCGGGGCCTTGAAGGGTGGGCGGCAGGCCGGTATCCGGTCAAGGCCGCGAAGGCCTACATCAGGCTGCTCGACTCTGTCGAGAAGAACGCCGAGTATATCGGCCTTGATACAGAAAACCTCCGGATCGATCATGTCTCCGCCAACAGGGGCCGTGGTCTCCGGGCGTTCTTCCCGCGTGCGATGGGCCGCGCCACCCCGAAACGCAGGGAGACCGTGAACATCGAGATCATCGTGACCGAGGTGGCGTAATGGCAATCGAGAAGAAATTCATCAGTGAAGGCGTGCGCAACGTCCGTGTCGAGAAGTTCCTCACGAAAGAACTTAAGCGGGCCGGATACGGTGGCATGGATATCACCAGGACGCCGCTTGGCACCCAGATAACCATCTTTGCGGAGAAACCCGGCATTGTGATCGGGAAAGGCGGTAAACAGGTCCGCCAGCTGACACAGGACCTTGCCACTCACTTTGGGATCGAGTCCCCGCAGGTGGAGGTTCAGCAGGTCCAGAACCCGAACTTCAGCGCCCAGATCATGGCCGAACGGCTGGCGAACGCGCTTGAGCGCGGTTGGTACTTCAGGAAAGCCGGGCAGAGCACGATCCGCCGGGTGATGGAGTCGGGTGCGCTCGGTTGCGAGGTCATCGTCGCCGGGAAACTGACTGGCGCGAGGTCGCGGACCCAGAAGTTCACCGAGGGCTACGTGAAGCACTCGGGTGAACCGAGCGAAACGATCGTCGAGAAGGGTTACGCGCTTGCGGTCAAGAAACTGGGAACCATCGGTGTCCAGGTCAAGATCGTCCCGCCGGGCGCGAAGTTGCCTGATACCTTTGAGGTCCTTGAGCCCGAGCCGAAGAAGGCTCCGGTGCCGGTTCCCGAACCCGAAGAGGTCGGTGAAGACGAACTCGAGGAAGAGTTTGAGGAGTTCTCAGGTGAGGAGTACCCGGAGGAGAGATAAATGGCTATCTTTCGCGCACATGAGGTGAAACAGCTCTCCGACGTTGAGCTCCTCGAACAGGAGCAGAAACTCAGTCTTGAACTGATCCAGGAGCGAGGGAAAGTCAGCGCCGGCGGTGCCACGGAAAACCCCGGGAGGATCCGCGAGATCCGCAGGACCATCGCGCGCATCCGGACCGAGCAGAACGCACGGAGGAACGCATGATCTCTCCCCGGAACGTCCTGCGGCACGAGTTGATCGGCCTGGACGTTCTGGTGGCTCGCGCAAGCAATCCCGGGCATGTCGGGGTATCTGGCCGCATCATCGATGAGACCAGAAATACCCTGGTCATCCGGACGGAGCGGGGAGAGAAGCGAATACCAAAGCGGTTCAGTGTATTCCGCTTCCGGCTCCCGGACGGCACGACTGTCGATGTGGACGGTTCAAGCCTGGAGATGCAGCCGGAACGACGGATCACGATGCGCATCAGATAAGAGAGGATACATAATGGCACGAAATATTGGGTTAAATGTCCCCATTCCTGAGACGGAATGCGAGGACGTAAATTGTCCGTTTCACGGCACTTTGCCGGTACGCGGCCAGGTGATTACCGGCAAAGTCGTGAGCGACCGTATGAACGGTACTGTCGTCGTGGAGCGTGAGTTCATCCACTACGTCAAGAAGTACAAGCGATACGAGAAACGCCGGTCCCGGTACCATGCCCACAGCACGCCCTGCATCAACGCGAGGATCGGCGATGTGGTCAGGATTGCCGAGTGCAGGCCGCTTGCGAAGACGAAGAACTTCGTGGTTGTCGAGGTGGTGAAGGAATGAAGGCGATGCAATCTACCATTCCGCGTGCGCTCGCCACTGGTTCCCGCATGGTCTGTGCCGACAACACCGGCGCACGGCTCGTGGAGATTGTCTCTGTCGACGGCTACCATGGTGTCAGGCGCCGGCAGCCCAAGATGGGTCTTGGCGATATGGCGACCGTGAGCGTCAAGAAGGGCACCCCCGACATGCGGAGGAAACTTGAGAAAGCGGTGGTCATCCGGCAGAAGAAGGAGATCCGTCGCCCGAACGGTATCCGGCTCTCGTTCGAGGATAACGCCATGGTGCTCGTTAACGAGCGCGGCGAGCCGAAAGGAACCGAGATCAAGGGTCCGGTCCCCCGCGAGGTCGCGGAACGGTTCCCGAAGATCACCTCCATGGCGACAATAATCGTGTAGGGTGTGGTGAAGGAAATGGTACGCATAGTAAGCAAACAACCGAGAAAACAGCGCAAGGCGCGCTTCAACGCACCGAACCACACCCGGGGCCGGTTCCTCTCCGCGTCGCTCTCGCCCGAGCTCCGCGGGAAGTACAACTCCCGGAGAACTCGTGTGGTGAAGGGCGACACCGTAAAAGTGCTCCGTGGCGATTATGCCGGTGAAGAAGGCGTTGTCGACTCTGTAGACATGAAGACGTGCCGGTTGATTGTGCACGGCGTGATGGTGACTAAGGCGGACGGGACCGAGGTCCCCCGGCCGATCGACCCCTCGAACGTGCAGGTCACGAAGCTCAACCTGAAAGACAAACTCCGTGAGGAGAGACTCGGAGGCGGAG is a genomic window of Methanoculleus bourgensis MS2 containing:
- a CDS encoding 50S ribosomal protein L2 — its product is MAHRITSQNRGRGGPTYRAPSHRYKAELRHAGTNVAPVSGHVVDIEHDPARHAPIALARLEDGRKVYMLATEGLGVGDAVTWGPGAEVKNGNTLPLREIPVGAYVCNIEARPNDGGRFVRSGGVQALVIGKAEDGRVGVRMPSGKNKWFSGACLATVGIVAGGGRSEKPFARAGKKYLHVRSSAEKWPRVKGVCMNVIDHPFGGGGHQHCGRPKTVSRGTSPGRKVGHIAARRTGKWKK
- a CDS encoding 30S ribosomal protein S19, with the translated sequence MAKKTQKRMPRRREEFTYRGYSIDDLQQMALSELLPLMPSRARRKFERGLSREHEKLLSDIRSGDPNVRTHLRDMVVMPEMVGKTIEIHNGKEFQRVEIHPEAVFHYLGEFALTRRRVSHGSAGIGATRSSKYVPLK
- a CDS encoding 50S ribosomal protein L22, whose protein sequence is MARTGYSAMIEGENAARAKANEIPVSPKHSIEIARFIRNMTTAEAKAYLADVVELKKAIPFKRFNRNVAHKRGLEGWAAGRYPVKAAKAYIRLLDSVEKNAEYIGLDTENLRIDHVSANRGRGLRAFFPRAMGRATPKRRETVNIEIIVTEVA
- a CDS encoding 30S ribosomal protein S3, with protein sequence MAIEKKFISEGVRNVRVEKFLTKELKRAGYGGMDITRTPLGTQITIFAEKPGIVIGKGGKQVRQLTQDLATHFGIESPQVEVQQVQNPNFSAQIMAERLANALERGWYFRKAGQSTIRRVMESGALGCEVIVAGKLTGARSRTQKFTEGYVKHSGEPSETIVEKGYALAVKKLGTIGVQVKIVPPGAKLPDTFEVLEPEPKKAPVPVPEPEEVGEDELEEEFEEFSGEEYPEER
- the rpmC gene encoding 50S ribosomal protein L29 — protein: MAIFRAHEVKQLSDVELLEQEQKLSLELIQERGKVSAGGATENPGRIREIRRTIARIRTEQNARRNA
- the rnp1 gene encoding ribonuclease P protein component 1, whose translation is MISPRNVLRHELIGLDVLVARASNPGHVGVSGRIIDETRNTLVIRTERGEKRIPKRFSVFRFRLPDGTTVDVDGSSLEMQPERRITMRIR
- a CDS encoding 30S ribosomal protein S17; the protein is MARNIGLNVPIPETECEDVNCPFHGTLPVRGQVITGKVVSDRMNGTVVVEREFIHYVKKYKRYEKRRSRYHAHSTPCINARIGDVVRIAECRPLAKTKNFVVVEVVKE
- the rpl14p gene encoding 50S ribosomal protein L14, encoding MKAMQSTIPRALATGSRMVCADNTGARLVEIVSVDGYHGVRRRQPKMGLGDMATVSVKKGTPDMRRKLEKAVVIRQKKEIRRPNGIRLSFEDNAMVLVNERGEPKGTEIKGPVPREVAERFPKITSMATIIV
- the rplX gene encoding 50S ribosomal protein L24; this translates as MVRIVSKQPRKQRKARFNAPNHTRGRFLSASLSPELRGKYNSRRTRVVKGDTVKVLRGDYAGEEGVVDSVDMKTCRLIVHGVMVTKADGTEVPRPIDPSNVQVTKLNLKDKLREERLGGGE